From the genome of Streptomyces sp. NBC_00659, one region includes:
- a CDS encoding TetR/AcrR family transcriptional regulator produces the protein MSEPTRLADSAPAPVGRRERKKAATRQAIADAALRLFLERGYDDVGIREIADAADVSTTTLFKHFPVKEALVFDQESDLEEGLLAAVRERPPGQSIPNALREHALRRRRAGAESDPRFATFLALVNSTTALRDYHQAMWLRHTAALAQVIAEESGLPAGDPACTALAHFALEAPHAARAHDDPQQVITRAFDLLDRGWRDLGSEEAGPS, from the coding sequence ATGTCCGAACCCACCCGCCTGGCCGACAGCGCCCCGGCCCCCGTAGGGCGCCGCGAGCGCAAGAAGGCGGCCACTCGCCAGGCCATCGCCGACGCCGCACTGCGCCTGTTCCTGGAGCGCGGCTACGACGACGTCGGCATCCGCGAGATCGCCGACGCCGCAGACGTGTCCACCACCACGCTCTTCAAGCACTTCCCCGTCAAAGAGGCGCTCGTCTTCGACCAGGAATCCGATCTGGAGGAAGGCCTTCTCGCCGCCGTACGCGAGCGGCCCCCGGGCCAGTCCATCCCGAACGCCCTGCGCGAGCACGCACTGCGCCGCCGCAGGGCAGGCGCCGAAAGCGATCCCCGCTTCGCCACCTTCCTCGCACTGGTGAACAGCACCACGGCCCTGCGCGACTACCACCAGGCCATGTGGCTACGCCACACGGCCGCGCTCGCCCAGGTGATCGCCGAAGAAAGCGGCCTCCCCGCGGGCGATCCCGCCTGCACCGCACTGGCCCACTTCGCCCTCGAAGCACCGCACGCCGCCCGCGCCCACGACGACCCCCAGCAGGTCATCACCAGAGCCTTCGACCTGCTCGACAGGGGATGGCGCGACCTCGGAAGCGAGGAAGCGGGCCCGAGCTGA
- a CDS encoding arginase family protein, translating to MRRLVVIDAPSNLGLRPPAEGTVPGCYKLAGALREQRLVQRLGAYEGGVVVPPRYDRGGWAEGGGVFNAEAIAAYSRKLADRVEHHVRAGDFPVVLGGDCSIQLGASLALRRIGRYGLVVIDGSADFRHPGNSDRVGAAGGEELALATGRGQRDLTDLEGLRPYVRDDDVRVLGIRDYDDERAELTELKIMNATVGEIRQWGAGELARAVLQTLEVPVTEGFWVHLDADVLDPSVMPAVDSPDPDGLLPDELAALLRTLVRSERCVGFNLTIYDPDLDPDGSCAALLADLLQTAFTGA from the coding sequence ATGCGCCGTCTCGTCGTCATCGACGCCCCGTCCAATCTCGGCCTCCGGCCGCCCGCTGAAGGCACCGTGCCCGGGTGCTACAAACTGGCGGGCGCGCTGCGGGAGCAACGGCTGGTGCAGCGGCTCGGGGCGTACGAGGGCGGAGTCGTCGTGCCGCCCCGCTACGACCGCGGCGGATGGGCGGAGGGCGGCGGTGTGTTCAACGCCGAGGCGATCGCCGCGTACAGCCGCAAGCTCGCCGACCGTGTCGAGCACCATGTCCGGGCGGGAGACTTCCCGGTCGTCCTGGGCGGGGACTGTTCCATCCAGCTCGGCGCCTCGCTCGCCCTCCGCCGCATCGGACGGTACGGACTCGTCGTCATCGACGGATCCGCGGACTTCCGGCACCCGGGCAACTCCGACCGGGTCGGTGCCGCGGGCGGCGAGGAGCTGGCCCTCGCGACCGGCCGTGGCCAGCGGGACCTGACGGACCTCGAAGGGCTGCGGCCGTATGTCAGGGACGACGATGTACGGGTCCTCGGCATCCGGGACTACGACGACGAGCGGGCCGAGCTCACCGAGTTGAAGATCATGAACGCGACGGTCGGGGAGATCCGGCAGTGGGGCGCCGGGGAGTTGGCGCGCGCGGTTCTGCAGACTCTCGAGGTGCCCGTGACCGAGGGGTTCTGGGTTCATCTGGACGCGGACGTGCTGGATCCGTCCGTCATGCCCGCCGTCGACAGCCCCGACCCCGACGGGCTGCTGCCCGACGAACTCGCCGCGCTGCTGCGGACCTTGGTGCGATCGGAGCGGTGCGTCGGCTTCAACCTCACCATCTACGACCCTGATCTCGACCCCGACGGCTCCTGCGCGGCCCTCCTCGCCGACCTCCTCCAGACGGCCTTCACCGGCGCTTGA